One genomic segment of Cellulophaga sp. HaHaR_3_176 includes these proteins:
- a CDS encoding DUF4136 domain-containing protein has protein sequence MKIVRLLAIPVLALLVFSSCTSVRVLADYDKEANFNTFKTYAFYKTGIDKAQISDLDKKRILRAIESEMSARGFSKSENPDILVSIFTKEKQQVDIYNNYWGGGFGWGWNPYWGGANMYGNQVSTRTEGSLYIDLIDAKNKQLVWQGKGIGSLYQTKKVEKKEERIKEFVSEILKAYPPMAAN, from the coding sequence ATGAAAATAGTTAGACTTTTAGCGATACCTGTGCTTGCTTTACTGGTATTCAGCTCTTGTACTTCTGTACGTGTTTTAGCAGATTACGATAAAGAAGCCAATTTTAATACGTTTAAAACGTATGCTTTTTACAAAACAGGTATTGATAAAGCTCAGATTTCTGATTTAGACAAAAAAAGAATTTTGCGTGCTATTGAAAGCGAAATGAGTGCTAGAGGTTTTTCTAAATCTGAAAATCCAGATATATTAGTAAGCATTTTTACTAAAGAGAAACAACAAGTAGATATCTATAACAACTACTGGGGCGGTGGTTTCGGTTGGGGCTGGAACCCGTATTGGGGTGGAGCTAACATGTATGGAAACCAAGTTAGCACTCGCACTGAAGGGTCTTTATATATAGATTTAATTGATGCCAAAAACAAGCAATTAGTTTGGCAAGGAAAAGGAATTGGATCATTATATCAAACAAAAAAAGTTGAGAAAAAAGAAGAACGAATTAAAGAGTTTGTTTCTGAAATTCTAAAAGCTTATCCGCCAATGGCTGCTAACTAA
- a CDS encoding GSCFA domain-containing protein yields the protein MKLQTQVPLSKVEHPIDYNSQMLLLGSCFVENIGKKFSYYKFQTVQNPFGILFHPLAIEKLISRAIGQNEYTEKDVFYLNERWQCYDAHSDLSSVSRDQLVQNLNNGLSVTLDQIKKASHVIITLGTVWVYALKETAQEVANCHKVPQREFDKKILSVSEIVASLQNTIAQIKSVNAEVKIIFTVSPVRHLKDGFVENQLSKAHLLTAIHEVLKDGNAVYFPSYEIMMDELRDYRFYADDMIHPNTMAVNYIWEQFKSVWVSDSIEPIMNDVDSIQKGLRHRPFNQESEQHQKFTVNLERKIAYLQEEYSFMNFKK from the coding sequence ATGAAACTTCAAACACAAGTGCCTTTATCAAAAGTAGAACATCCTATTGATTATAACAGTCAAATGTTATTGCTGGGGTCTTGTTTTGTAGAAAATATTGGCAAGAAGTTTTCATATTATAAATTTCAAACGGTTCAAAACCCATTCGGAATTTTGTTTCACCCTTTAGCAATTGAAAAATTAATATCAAGGGCTATTGGTCAAAATGAATATACAGAGAAAGATGTATTTTATTTAAATGAAAGATGGCAATGTTATGATGCGCATTCCGATTTATCTTCCGTTTCTAGAGATCAATTAGTTCAAAATTTAAACAATGGTTTGTCTGTTACACTAGATCAAATCAAAAAAGCATCTCATGTTATTATAACACTAGGTACGGTATGGGTGTATGCTTTAAAGGAAACAGCTCAAGAGGTAGCAAATTGTCATAAAGTACCACAGAGGGAGTTTGATAAGAAAATACTAAGTGTTTCTGAGATTGTAGCTAGTTTGCAAAATACAATCGCTCAAATAAAAAGTGTTAATGCTGAGGTGAAAATTATTTTTACAGTTTCACCTGTTCGTCACTTAAAAGATGGTTTTGTAGAAAATCAATTAAGTAAGGCTCATTTGTTAACGGCAATTCATGAAGTGCTTAAAGATGGAAATGCGGTGTATTTTCCTAGTTATGAAATTATGATGGATGAGCTTCGTGATTATCGTTTTTATGCAGATGATATGATACACCCAAATACAATGGCAGTAAATTATATTTGGGAGCAATTTAAAAGCGTTTGGGTATCTGATAGTATTGAACCAATTATGAATGATGTCGATTCAATTCAGAAAGGGTTACGTCATAGACCTTTTAATCAAGAGTCAGAACAACATCAGAAATTCACTGTTAATTTAGAGCGTAAAATTGCTTATCTTCAAGAAGAATATTCATTTATGAATTTTAAAAAATGA
- a CDS encoding DUF5522 domain-containing protein, with translation MKKNIPIEEGDFYLSEQGYKVFTEQFHLKRGYCCESGCRHCPYGYNGKTNSRN, from the coding sequence ATGAAAAAAAACATACCTATTGAAGAAGGCGATTTTTACCTATCAGAACAAGGGTATAAAGTTTTTACAGAACAGTTTCATTTAAAAAGAGGTTATTGTTGTGAAAGCGGCTGCAGGCATTGCCCATATGGCTATAACGGAAAAACCAACTCACGCAACTGA
- a CDS encoding 1-aminocyclopropane-1-carboxylate deaminase/D-cysteine desulfhydrase — MNSINQQVKLPLLDQKQISLFVKREDLIHPFISGNKYRKLKYNLIEANIKDYKTILTFGGAYSNHIAATAYAGKENGLRTIGVIRGEELANKWHDNPTLVFAKKNGMQFKFVTREWFRNKNSEEAHQELENEFEKFYIIPEGGSNTLAVKGCEEILNEDDADFDVITSCVGTGSTIAGIINSAKEHQKVIGFPALKGDFLIKDICKFAPEFGWQLQTDYHFGGYAKVSKELIDFINDFKYKTTIALEPVYTGKMMFGLLDLIAKDYFKPGTKILAIHTGGLQGVNGMNIVLKKKSLPLLKV, encoded by the coding sequence GTGAATAGTATAAATCAACAAGTAAAACTTCCTTTATTAGATCAAAAACAAATCTCTCTTTTTGTAAAAAGAGAAGATTTGATACACCCATTTATTTCAGGTAATAAGTACAGAAAATTAAAGTATAATTTAATTGAAGCAAACATAAAAGATTATAAAACGATTTTAACTTTTGGAGGGGCTTATAGTAACCATATAGCTGCAACAGCTTATGCTGGTAAAGAAAATGGATTGCGAACTATAGGTGTTATTAGAGGTGAAGAGTTAGCAAACAAGTGGCACGACAACCCTACTTTAGTTTTTGCTAAAAAAAACGGCATGCAATTTAAGTTTGTTACCCGAGAGTGGTTTAGAAACAAAAATAGTGAAGAGGCACATCAAGAACTCGAAAACGAATTTGAAAAATTTTATATAATACCGGAAGGCGGCAGTAATACGTTAGCAGTAAAAGGTTGTGAAGAAATATTAAATGAAGATGATGCTGATTTTGATGTAATTACATCATGCGTTGGAACAGGTAGTACTATAGCTGGGATTATTAATTCAGCTAAAGAACATCAAAAAGTTATTGGTTTTCCTGCTTTAAAAGGTGATTTTTTAATTAAAGATATTTGTAAATTTGCACCAGAATTTGGCTGGCAGTTACAAACAGACTATCATTTTGGGGGTTACGCAAAAGTTTCTAAAGAGTTGATAGACTTTATAAATGATTTTAAGTACAAAACAACAATAGCATTAGAACCTGTATATACTGGTAAAATGATGTTTGGTTTGTTAGATTTGATTGCTAAAGATTATTTTAAGCCAGGCACTAAAATTTTGGCAATACACACAGGAGGTTTACAAGGTGTAAATGGAATGAATATTGTTTTGAAAAAGAAAAGTTTACCACTATTAAAAGTATAA
- the hemL gene encoding glutamate-1-semialdehyde 2,1-aminomutase encodes MQYQRSSKLFAEAQEYIPGGVNSPVRAFKAVGGTPIFVKEAKGAYLIDEDGNRLIDYIASWGPLILGHAYDPVINAVIEKARKGTSFGMPTEIETDLAKLAVSMVPNIDKIRFVNSGTEACMSAVRLARGYTGKDKIIKFSGCYHGHSDSFLIQAGSGAVTFGSPNSPGVTQGTAKDTLLANYNDLESVQSLVDANKREIAAVIIEPVAGNMGCIIPQEDFIKGLRELCTKEGILLIFDEVMTGFRLGKGGAQEVLGINADIVTFGKVIGGGLPVGAFAARNEIMAKLAPDGPVYQAGTLSGNPLAMSAGLAMLTELNANPNIFRSLADKTSYLHKGLEKVLRDNGIKHQINRFGSMISVHFTDEPVVDFASSAKGNNETFKKYFHGMLNKGIYLPPSAFESYFLNDALSYEDLDATITALESIVDDLK; translated from the coding sequence ATGCAATATCAAAGAAGCAGTAAATTATTTGCTGAAGCCCAAGAGTATATACCTGGAGGCGTAAATTCGCCCGTTAGAGCTTTTAAAGCTGTTGGCGGGACACCAATATTTGTAAAAGAAGCAAAAGGTGCTTACTTGATTGATGAGGATGGTAATCGTTTAATTGATTATATCGCATCATGGGGTCCGTTAATTTTAGGTCATGCTTATGATCCTGTTATTAATGCAGTGATTGAAAAAGCTAGAAAGGGAACTTCTTTTGGTATGCCAACGGAAATAGAAACGGATTTAGCAAAATTAGCAGTTTCAATGGTGCCCAATATTGATAAAATTAGATTTGTAAATAGTGGTACAGAAGCTTGTATGAGTGCTGTTCGTTTAGCGCGTGGTTATACAGGAAAAGATAAAATTATTAAATTTTCAGGCTGTTATCATGGGCATTCAGATTCTTTTTTAATTCAAGCAGGTAGTGGAGCTGTTACTTTTGGTAGCCCAAATAGTCCAGGGGTAACTCAAGGTACTGCAAAAGATACATTATTAGCAAATTATAATGATTTAGAAAGTGTACAGTCTTTAGTTGATGCAAACAAAAGAGAAATTGCAGCTGTAATAATAGAACCAGTTGCAGGTAATATGGGTTGTATTATACCACAAGAAGATTTTATTAAAGGATTAAGAGAATTATGTACAAAAGAGGGTATCCTTTTGATTTTTGATGAGGTAATGACAGGCTTCAGATTAGGAAAAGGTGGAGCTCAAGAAGTATTAGGTATTAATGCTGATATAGTTACTTTCGGAAAAGTTATAGGAGGAGGTCTTCCTGTAGGTGCTTTTGCAGCACGTAATGAAATTATGGCAAAATTAGCACCTGATGGACCTGTTTACCAGGCAGGTACACTTAGTGGTAACCCGTTAGCTATGAGTGCAGGTTTAGCAATGTTAACAGAACTTAACGCAAACCCTAATATCTTTAGAAGTTTAGCAGATAAAACATCTTATTTGCATAAAGGCTTAGAAAAGGTATTGAGAGATAATGGAATAAAACACCAAATTAATAGATTTGGTAGCATGATTTCTGTTCATTTTACAGATGAGCCTGTTGTAGATTTTGCATCTTCAGCAAAAGGTAATAATGAAACTTTTAAGAAATATTTTCATGGCATGTTAAATAAAGGTATTTATTTACCACCAAGTGCTTTCGAAAGTTATTTTTTAAATGATGCACTTTCTTATGAAGATTTAGATGCAACAATAACCGCTTTAGAAAGCATTGTCGATGATTTGAAATAG
- a CDS encoding aromatic amino acid hydroxylase, with protein sequence MSYESNPILDKLPKHLQQFIKPQDYSEYTAVNQAVWRYVMRKNVDYLSKVAHKSYLVGLNKTGISIDNIPNMYGMNRILQEIGWAAVAVDGFIPPSAFMEFQAYNVLVIASDIRQLEHIEYTPAPDIIHEGAGHAPIIANPEYAEYLRRFGEIGSKAISSAKDYELYEAVRHLSIIKEAHGTPQDLIAKAEKHIEDLQDNMGEPSEMALIRNLHWWTVEYGLIGTTENPKIYGAGLLSSIGESAWCMTDQVVKLPYSIEAAHTPFDITKPQPQLFVTPNFAYLSQVLEEFANTMALRKGGLSGIKKLIASKELGTIELSTGIQISGSFTNVIEFDSKPVYFQTTGKTALSYREKELVGHSTKHHTEGFGSPIGKLVGINLAIEDMSPRDLKAYNIFEEQTITLDFEGGIKIHGDIITGTRNLRGEIILITFENCTVSHEKTILFKPEFGLYHMAIGEHIASAFNGPADLSSFDLITHQVINTTIKPIKNEESSLLELYYQQIKEYREGINMTISRNKVFQEIKSNYPKDWLLSVELYELAKNSNDNDFAQEIILHLNSVKQNNPKVGHLIDDGLTLVNQSLVV encoded by the coding sequence ATGTCTTACGAAAGCAATCCTATTTTAGATAAACTTCCAAAGCATTTACAGCAATTTATAAAACCACAAGACTATAGCGAATACACCGCTGTAAACCAAGCTGTATGGCGTTATGTAATGCGTAAAAATGTAGATTATTTAAGCAAAGTTGCTCATAAATCGTATTTAGTTGGACTGAATAAAACTGGAATTTCTATTGACAACATACCTAACATGTATGGTATGAACCGCATTTTACAAGAAATCGGCTGGGCTGCTGTTGCTGTAGATGGCTTTATACCTCCATCTGCTTTTATGGAATTTCAAGCCTATAATGTACTTGTAATTGCTTCTGATATTCGCCAATTAGAGCATATAGAATATACTCCTGCACCAGATATTATTCACGAAGGTGCTGGGCACGCCCCCATCATTGCTAATCCTGAATATGCCGAATACTTAAGACGTTTTGGTGAAATTGGAAGCAAAGCTATTTCTAGTGCTAAAGATTATGAACTATATGAAGCTGTTCGACATTTATCAATCATTAAAGAAGCTCATGGCACACCACAAGATTTAATTGCCAAAGCTGAAAAGCATATTGAAGATTTACAAGATAATATGGGTGAGCCAAGTGAAATGGCTTTAATTAGAAACTTGCATTGGTGGACTGTTGAGTATGGTTTAATTGGCACTACTGAAAATCCTAAAATATATGGCGCTGGTTTACTTTCTTCAATCGGAGAAAGTGCTTGGTGTATGACCGACCAAGTTGTTAAACTACCCTATTCTATTGAAGCTGCTCACACTCCTTTTGATATTACGAAACCACAGCCGCAGTTATTCGTAACGCCTAATTTTGCATATTTAAGTCAAGTTTTAGAAGAGTTTGCGAATACTATGGCCTTAAGAAAAGGTGGATTATCCGGAATTAAAAAACTTATCGCATCAAAAGAGTTAGGCACTATAGAGTTAAGTACAGGTATTCAAATTTCAGGAAGTTTTACAAATGTTATTGAATTTGATAGCAAACCTGTTTATTTTCAAACCACAGGAAAAACAGCTTTATCTTATAGAGAAAAAGAATTAGTAGGGCATAGCACAAAACACCACACCGAAGGTTTTGGTTCGCCTATCGGAAAATTAGTAGGTATAAACCTTGCTATTGAAGATATGAGCCCTAGAGATTTAAAGGCTTATAATATTTTTGAAGAACAAACAATTACATTAGATTTTGAAGGTGGTATTAAAATACATGGCGACATTATTACAGGAACACGTAATTTAAGAGGAGAAATCATATTAATCACTTTTGAAAACTGTACTGTATCACACGAAAAAACTATTTTATTTAAGCCTGAGTTTGGTTTATATCACATGGCTATTGGTGAACATATTGCATCTGCCTTTAATGGCCCTGCAGATTTATCTAGTTTTGATTTAATTACTCATCAAGTAATAAACACTACTATTAAGCCTATTAAAAACGAAGAGAGTTCTCTACTAGAGCTTTACTACCAACAAATAAAAGAATATAGAGAAGGTATAAATATGACTATTTCTAGAAATAAGGTTTTTCAAGAAATTAAAAGCAACTACCCTAAAGATTGGCTTTTATCAGTAGAGTTGTATGAACTTGCTAAGAACAGTAATGATAATGATTTTGCTCAAGAAATTATTCTTCATTTGAATTCTGTAAAACAAAACAACCCTAAAGTTGGTCATTTAATAGATGACGGTTTAACCTTAGTAAATCAAAGTTTAGTTGTTTAA
- a CDS encoding DUF4230 domain-containing protein, whose product MKRFIVGVLITLTAVFVFRSCSEDEKEKSILKENSMLIQEQIANVSKLIVTEGHFAEVYNYKDSKDLFGPLVTAEKKALVVVNADVTVGYDLSKIEFKVEEETKTLIIKSIPEPEIKLNPDFEYYDVTSDFLNQFDADDYNKIKKNVRASLMKKVESSSLKSNAQNRLLSELSKFYILTSSMGWTLEYNGNVVDDNLLELIKG is encoded by the coding sequence ATGAAAAGATTTATAGTAGGTGTTTTAATCACTTTAACAGCAGTATTTGTTTTTAGATCTTGCTCTGAAGATGAAAAAGAGAAATCTATTTTGAAAGAGAACTCTATGCTTATTCAAGAGCAAATAGCTAATGTTTCTAAGTTAATAGTAACAGAAGGGCATTTTGCTGAGGTTTATAATTATAAAGATTCTAAAGATTTATTTGGGCCTTTGGTAACTGCAGAGAAAAAAGCATTGGTAGTTGTTAATGCTGATGTAACTGTAGGTTACGATTTAAGTAAAATAGAATTTAAAGTAGAAGAAGAAACAAAAACTTTAATTATAAAAAGTATTCCAGAGCCAGAGATTAAATTGAATCCTGATTTTGAATACTACGATGTCACGTCAGATTTTTTAAACCAGTTTGATGCTGATGATTATAATAAAATAAAGAAAAACGTTAGAGCATCTTTAATGAAGAAAGTCGAGAGTTCTTCACTAAAAAGCAATGCCCAGAATAGATTGTTAAGTGAGCTTTCTAAGTTTTATATTTTAACAAGCTCTATGGGCTGGACTTTGGAATATAATGGTAATGTAGTTGATGATAATCTTCTAGAATTAATAAAAGGCTAG
- a CDS encoding glucosaminidase domain-containing protein: MKKVTLIIILVFFAACKSKKRTVSSSKKPTIEKREEVKVTEIETENGDVYVLPEDSGKFIEFPITSVQEYIDTFAEIAQFEMKAYGIPASITLAQGILESGYGRSVLAKKTNNHFGIKCHKGWEGDYDFHDDDEKGECFRKYNHPMYSFRDHSIFLTTRARYSFLFDLGHDDYRGWAKGLKQAGYATDKKYPNKLISFIEQYQLHKYDRGVVNKGYPETKPPKQYETKTHIVEKGDTLYSISRRYFVSVDELMKINKMNDSNLSVGQRLVVKSLKK; this comes from the coding sequence ATGAAAAAAGTTACACTAATAATCATCTTAGTTTTTTTTGCTGCATGTAAATCAAAAAAACGAACAGTTTCTAGCTCTAAAAAACCTACTATAGAAAAAAGAGAAGAAGTTAAGGTTACTGAAATTGAAACAGAAAATGGTGATGTTTACGTGTTGCCAGAAGATTCAGGTAAATTTATAGAGTTTCCTATAACATCAGTGCAAGAATATATAGATACGTTTGCTGAAATTGCTCAGTTTGAAATGAAAGCTTACGGAATACCAGCAAGTATAACTTTAGCACAAGGTATTTTAGAAAGTGGGTATGGCCGTAGTGTTTTAGCTAAAAAAACAAATAATCATTTCGGAATTAAATGTCATAAGGGTTGGGAGGGCGATTATGATTTTCATGATGATGATGAAAAAGGAGAGTGTTTTAGAAAGTACAATCACCCGATGTATTCTTTTAGAGATCATAGTATTTTTTTAACTACAAGAGCACGTTACTCTTTTCTTTTTGATTTAGGGCACGATGATTATCGTGGTTGGGCAAAAGGCCTAAAGCAGGCTGGTTATGCAACTGATAAAAAATATCCCAATAAATTAATTTCTTTTATAGAACAATATCAATTACATAAATATGATAGGGGTGTTGTGAATAAAGGATATCCAGAAACAAAACCACCAAAACAATATGAGACTAAAACACATATTGTAGAAAAAGGGGATACGTTATATTCTATCTCAAGAAGGTATTTTGTTTCTGTAGATGAATTAATGAAAATCAATAAAATGAATGATAGCAACTTATCTGTAGGTCAACGATTAGTTGTAAAATCATTAAAAAAATAG
- a CDS encoding GH1 family beta-glucosidase, producing the protein MIKNKTSKKTKFTSKKFGEDFVWGVSVAAYQIEGAHDKDDKSPSIWDAFTSKKGVIHKNQHANTSCDFYHNYKEDILLMKKMNISNFRFSLSWSRIIPNGVGEVSEKGIQFYNDVINFCLEQGIVPWVTLYHWDLPQVLQKKGGWVNREVISWFKEFASVCAQNFGDRVKHWMVLNEPMVFTGAGYFLGVHAPGRKGLNNFLPTIHHAVLCQSAGGRILRKMVPNALVGTTFSCSYITPIDKKKKNIIAAEKADALLNRLFIEPSLGLGYPFESAPILKRLKPYIKDGDEDDAVFNFDFIGIQNYTREVVQHSYFVPYLNTKIIEANKRNVNTTLMNWEVYPKSIYKMIKKFNSYKGINKLIITENGAAFKDVIEKGEVNDVERKKFLKEYLKQVYKAKEKGLKVDGYFVWTLTDNFEWAEGYRPRFGLVHVNFETQKRILKASGKWFGKFLKS; encoded by the coding sequence ATGATTAAAAACAAAACTTCAAAAAAAACTAAGTTTACAAGTAAAAAGTTCGGAGAAGATTTTGTTTGGGGAGTTTCTGTAGCTGCCTATCAAATAGAAGGAGCTCATGATAAGGATGATAAAAGCCCTTCAATTTGGGATGCTTTTACAAGTAAAAAAGGTGTTATTCATAAAAATCAACATGCTAATACGAGTTGCGATTTTTATCATAATTACAAAGAAGATATACTGTTGATGAAGAAAATGAATATTTCTAATTTTAGATTTTCATTGTCTTGGTCGCGAATTATTCCTAATGGAGTTGGAGAGGTTAGTGAAAAAGGGATTCAATTTTACAATGATGTAATTAATTTTTGTTTAGAACAAGGTATTGTGCCTTGGGTGACATTATATCATTGGGATTTGCCACAGGTTTTACAAAAAAAAGGAGGTTGGGTAAATAGAGAAGTCATCTCATGGTTCAAAGAATTTGCTAGCGTTTGTGCGCAAAATTTTGGAGATAGAGTTAAACATTGGATGGTTTTAAACGAACCAATGGTTTTTACAGGAGCAGGTTATTTTTTAGGAGTTCATGCACCTGGTCGTAAAGGTTTGAATAATTTTTTACCGACAATACATCATGCTGTTTTATGTCAATCTGCAGGAGGTAGAATATTGAGGAAAATGGTGCCGAATGCTCTTGTAGGAACTACATTTTCATGTTCTTATATTACACCTATTGATAAGAAGAAAAAAAATATAATAGCAGCAGAAAAAGCAGACGCTTTGTTAAATAGGTTATTTATAGAACCTTCATTAGGGTTAGGTTATCCTTTTGAATCGGCTCCAATATTAAAGCGTTTAAAACCATATATAAAAGATGGTGATGAAGACGATGCAGTTTTTAATTTTGACTTTATAGGCATACAAAATTATACCCGTGAAGTAGTACAACATAGCTATTTTGTACCTTATTTAAATACAAAAATTATTGAAGCAAATAAGCGAAATGTAAATACGACATTAATGAATTGGGAGGTGTACCCTAAGAGTATTTATAAAATGATTAAGAAGTTTAATTCGTATAAAGGGATAAACAAATTGATAATTACAGAGAATGGAGCTGCTTTTAAAGACGTTATTGAAAAAGGTGAAGTAAATGATGTGGAAAGAAAGAAGTTTTTGAAAGAATATTTAAAACAGGTTTATAAAGCAAAAGAAAAAGGGTTGAAAGTAGATGGTTATTTTGTTTGGACTTTAACAGATAACTTTGAGTGGGCAGAAGGGTATAGGCCAAGGTTTGGTTTAGTACATGTAAATTTTGAAACTCAAAAAAGGATACTTAAGGCTTCAGGAAAATGGTTTGGGAAGTTTTTAAAAAGTTAG
- a CDS encoding glycosyltransferase family protein produces MKVLYAIQGTGNGHLSRARDIIPILLKKDLELDILLSGTQADIDIPYPIKYQFKGLSFIFGKKGGVDLWKTYIRANSKRLQKEIKSLPIDDYDLIINDFEPVSAWACKLKNKPCISVSHQAAVLMKGSPKPRKPDPLGRLILRRYAPTTKQYGFHFSNFNPSIFTPVIREDVRKAKVEVKNHYSVYLPSYSDAKILKILSKVPNATWEVFSKHNKQIVTSGNVTIKPITNEAFIESMATSLGVLCGAGFETPAEALFLNKKLLVIPMKGQYEQQCNAAALKKIGVPVMRSLKKKHLNHIKNWIVNDAKVVVDYPNITEDIIDTVLLENLKTR; encoded by the coding sequence ATGAAAGTATTATATGCAATTCAAGGGACAGGGAATGGACATTTAAGTAGGGCTCGTGATATTATTCCTATCTTATTAAAAAAAGATCTCGAACTAGATATTTTATTGAGCGGAACGCAAGCAGATATTGATATTCCATACCCTATAAAATATCAGTTTAAGGGTTTGAGTTTCATTTTTGGAAAAAAAGGTGGTGTTGATTTGTGGAAAACGTATATCAGAGCAAATTCAAAAAGACTCCAGAAAGAAATAAAAAGTTTGCCTATTGATGATTATGACTTAATTATAAATGATTTTGAACCCGTTTCGGCATGGGCATGTAAATTAAAAAATAAACCTTGTATTAGTGTAAGTCATCAAGCGGCAGTATTAATGAAGGGTAGCCCTAAACCACGAAAGCCCGATCCGTTGGGACGTTTGATTTTAAGGAGATACGCGCCTACTACAAAACAATATGGATTTCATTTTAGCAATTTTAACCCTAGTATTTTTACGCCCGTAATTCGTGAAGATGTGCGAAAGGCTAAAGTTGAGGTAAAAAATCATTATAGCGTTTACTTACCATCGTATAGTGATGCGAAAATATTAAAAATACTATCTAAGGTTCCTAACGCTACTTGGGAAGTTTTTTCAAAACATAATAAACAAATTGTAACAAGTGGTAACGTTACAATAAAGCCTATTACTAATGAGGCATTTATTGAAAGCATGGCAACAAGTTTAGGTGTTCTATGTGGTGCTGGTTTTGAAACACCTGCAGAGGCATTATTTTTAAATAAGAAATTATTGGTTATACCAATGAAAGGGCAATACGAACAACAATGTAATGCAGCTGCACTTAAAAAAATAGGTGTGCCTGTGATGAGGTCACTTAAGAAAAAGCATTTAAATCACATAAAAAATTGGATTGTAAATGATGCTAAGGTTGTTGTTGATTACCCAAATATCACAGAAGATATAATTGATACCGTATTGTTAGAGAATTTGAAGACTCGTTAA